One Aggregicoccus sp. 17bor-14 DNA window includes the following coding sequences:
- a CDS encoding non-proteolytic archaemetzincin-like protein, with the protein MPQKVLLLVAVGSPPPQLLKDVEEPILQQLGVQVVPSRLTLQRPSYAFNKDRGQYHSNAIMRRLAPLLEPSHSFVLGLTDVDLFVPDSPFVFGEADRESRSAVVSTARLVPGAEMGTGQLRRRMQVEALHQAGHLVGLSYCEDSRCAMFLSQSPQETDKKQPALCNLCRNELQKLLR; encoded by the coding sequence ATGCCGCAGAAGGTGCTCCTGTTGGTCGCCGTGGGCAGCCCCCCGCCGCAGCTGCTCAAGGACGTGGAGGAGCCGATCCTGCAGCAGCTGGGGGTGCAGGTGGTCCCCAGCCGCCTCACGCTGCAGCGGCCGAGCTACGCGTTCAACAAGGACCGCGGCCAGTACCACTCGAACGCGATCATGCGCCGGCTCGCGCCGCTGCTCGAGCCCTCGCACAGCTTCGTGCTCGGGCTCACGGACGTGGACCTCTTCGTGCCGGACAGCCCCTTCGTCTTCGGCGAGGCGGACCGCGAGAGCCGCAGCGCCGTGGTGAGCACCGCACGCCTGGTGCCGGGCGCCGAGATGGGCACCGGCCAGCTGCGCCGCCGCATGCAGGTGGAGGCGCTGCACCAGGCCGGCCACCTGGTGGGCCTGAGCTACTGCGAGGACTCGCGCTGCGCCATGTTCCTCTCCCAGAGCCCCCAGGAGACGGACAAGAAGCAGCCGGCGCTCTGCAACCTCTGCCGCAACGAGCTGCAGAAGCTGCTGCGCTGA
- a CDS encoding thrombospondin type 3 repeat-containing protein gives MSVRRRRALLPLLLLSLGASAGAAHATQNFPGAIRRELGLSYTPDCSLCHVGAQRVGTVKTPFGTSMRARGLVFYDESSLRTALSALRAERTDSDGDGVGDIDELIAGTDPNHAPGATSGGEEPPPPPTYGCSAAGAAAPLALLALLRLLRRR, from the coding sequence ATGTCCGTCCGCCGCCGCCGCGCGCTGCTGCCGCTGCTGTTGCTGTCGCTGGGGGCGTCCGCCGGGGCGGCGCACGCGACCCAGAACTTCCCGGGCGCCATCCGCCGCGAGCTGGGGCTCTCGTACACGCCGGACTGCAGCCTCTGCCACGTGGGCGCGCAGCGGGTGGGCACGGTGAAGACGCCCTTCGGCACGTCGATGCGGGCGCGCGGGCTCGTCTTCTACGACGAGAGCTCGCTGCGCACGGCCCTCTCCGCGCTGCGCGCCGAGCGCACCGACAGCGATGGCGATGGGGTGGGGGACATCGACGAGCTCATCGCGGGCACCGACCCCAACCACGCGCCCGGCGCGACGTCCGGAGGCGAGGAGCCTCCGCCGCCGCCCACCTACGGCTGCAGCGCCGCGGGGGCGGCTGCTCCCCTCGCGCTGTTGGCACTGCTGCGCCTGCTGCGCCGCAGGTGA
- a CDS encoding DUF1206 domain-containing protein has product MTTARMVRGPQVERLAHEVAHGRAVERCARVGYAARGAVYAIIGVLAVKVALHEGGRTTNSKGALTELAAQPFGAVLLALLSLGLVGFVVWRFVQAFMDPEGKGHDAKGLARRAMYLGSGLVYAGLALNAVKLLAGRAHSAGADHTQSWTARLLAQPFGQVLVGLVGVGIIAFAVQQVHSAWKQKFLRQLDLGRLAASRRHLAVQVSRIGLAARGVVFFTVGVFLVRAALHANAREAKGLGQALSALSRQPWGDVLLGAVAVGLVAYAVYQLVVARCRRIAAPAH; this is encoded by the coding sequence ATGACGACGGCACGGATGGTGCGGGGACCCCAGGTGGAGCGGCTCGCGCACGAGGTGGCGCACGGGCGCGCGGTGGAGCGCTGCGCGCGCGTGGGCTACGCGGCGCGCGGCGCGGTGTACGCCATCATCGGGGTGCTCGCGGTGAAGGTGGCGCTGCACGAGGGCGGGCGAACCACCAACAGCAAGGGGGCCCTCACCGAGCTCGCGGCGCAGCCCTTCGGCGCGGTGCTGCTCGCCCTGCTCAGCCTCGGGTTGGTGGGCTTCGTCGTCTGGCGCTTCGTGCAGGCCTTCATGGACCCGGAGGGAAAGGGCCACGACGCGAAGGGGCTCGCGCGGCGGGCCATGTACCTGGGCAGCGGGCTCGTCTACGCGGGCCTCGCGCTCAATGCCGTGAAGCTCCTGGCGGGCCGGGCGCACAGCGCGGGTGCGGACCATACCCAGAGCTGGACGGCGCGCCTGCTCGCGCAGCCCTTCGGGCAGGTGCTGGTGGGGCTGGTGGGCGTGGGCATCATCGCCTTCGCCGTGCAGCAGGTGCACTCGGCGTGGAAGCAGAAGTTCCTGCGCCAGCTGGACCTCGGGCGCCTCGCCGCCTCGCGCCGCCACCTCGCGGTGCAGGTGAGCCGCATCGGGCTCGCGGCGCGCGGGGTGGTGTTCTTCACCGTGGGCGTCTTCCTCGTGCGCGCGGCGCTGCACGCGAACGCCCGCGAGGCGAAGGGGCTGGGCCAGGCGCTCTCGGCGCTCTCCCGCCAGCCGTGGGGGGACGTGCTGCTGGGCGCCGTCGCGGTGGGGCTCGTGGCCTACGCGGTGTACCAGCTGGTGGTCGCGCGCTGCCGGCGCATCGCCGCGCCCGCGCACTGA
- a CDS encoding YceI family protein produces the protein MWMTRSKKSPWLLAFALLAAPAALAAVQRVGDASATFTGKGPGGFKLEGHTGELRLEDAGAQLRIVVPLAHLETGIDLRDRHMREKYLEVQKYPDAVLEVPWSALKLPEDGKASTGEARGKLTLHGRTKEVPFQYTVQRTGAAYQVSGSMPVNLKDFGIEVPSYMGVTVKPDIQTAVRFGATKS, from the coding sequence ATGTGGATGACGCGCTCGAAGAAGTCGCCGTGGCTGCTCGCCTTCGCGCTGCTCGCCGCGCCGGCCGCGCTCGCGGCGGTGCAGCGGGTGGGGGACGCGAGCGCCACCTTCACCGGCAAGGGCCCCGGGGGCTTCAAGCTGGAGGGCCACACCGGCGAGCTGCGGCTGGAGGACGCGGGCGCGCAGCTGCGCATCGTCGTGCCGCTCGCGCACCTGGAGACCGGCATCGACCTGCGCGACCGGCACATGCGCGAGAAGTACCTCGAGGTGCAGAAGTACCCGGACGCCGTGCTCGAGGTGCCCTGGAGCGCGCTGAAGCTGCCCGAGGACGGCAAGGCGAGCACCGGTGAGGCGCGCGGCAAGCTCACCCTGCACGGGAGGACGAAGGAGGTGCCCTTCCAGTACACCGTGCAGCGCACCGGAGCGGCCTACCAGGTCAGCGGGAGCATGCCCGTGAACCTCAAGGACTTCGGCATCGAGGTCCCCAGCTACATGGGCGTGACGGTGAAGCCCGACATCCAGACCGCCGTCCGCTTCGGCGCGACGAAGTCCTGA
- a CDS encoding NAD(P)/FAD-dependent oxidoreductase translates to MSKRFDVVVVGAGPAGEIVAQRAAAGGLSTALVEKELLGGECSYWACMPSKALLRPSEVHRLARAMPGVRELLAPGGVRAEAVLAWRDQKASHWDDAGQLEWAEGAKVSVVRGRGRLAGERRVQVEGPEGTQLLEAQRAVVLATGSRARVPEVPGLRDARPWTNREATAAKRVPRRLLVVGGGAVGVELAQAWRCLGSEVRLVHRGAHLLERLEPFASRAVARALTDEGVRLHLGCTLKEVRREGSGEVVARLDDGFEVRADELLLALGREPATQDLGLESVGLTPGKPVEVDDSLRARGVAGGWLYACGDVNGRTLLTHMGKYQAHVLGEVLQGRPARAWADARAVPQVLFTHPEVASVGLTEAAARKAGHRVRCAEVALESAAGTGLLGEGAHGHAKWVVDEERRVLLGVTLVGPGVGELLHAATVAVAGELPLETLWHAVPAFPTVSEVWLRLLEASGL, encoded by the coding sequence GTGTCGAAGCGCTTCGACGTGGTGGTGGTGGGCGCAGGCCCCGCAGGCGAGATCGTGGCGCAGCGCGCGGCGGCCGGGGGGCTGTCCACGGCGCTGGTGGAGAAGGAGCTGCTGGGCGGCGAGTGCTCGTACTGGGCCTGCATGCCGTCCAAGGCGCTGCTGCGCCCCTCGGAGGTGCACCGGCTCGCGCGCGCGATGCCCGGGGTGCGCGAGCTGCTCGCCCCCGGCGGCGTGCGTGCGGAGGCGGTGCTCGCCTGGCGCGACCAGAAGGCGAGCCATTGGGACGACGCGGGCCAGCTCGAGTGGGCAGAGGGGGCGAAGGTGAGCGTGGTGCGCGGGCGCGGGCGGCTCGCGGGCGAGCGCCGGGTGCAGGTGGAGGGCCCGGAGGGCACGCAGCTGCTGGAAGCGCAGCGTGCGGTGGTGCTCGCCACCGGCTCGCGCGCGCGGGTGCCGGAGGTGCCCGGCCTGCGCGATGCGCGCCCCTGGACCAACCGCGAGGCCACCGCGGCCAAGCGCGTGCCGCGACGGCTGCTGGTGGTGGGCGGCGGCGCGGTGGGGGTGGAGCTCGCGCAGGCGTGGCGCTGCCTCGGCAGCGAGGTGCGCCTGGTGCACCGCGGCGCGCACCTGCTCGAGCGCCTGGAGCCCTTCGCCTCCCGCGCGGTGGCGCGCGCGCTCACGGACGAAGGCGTGCGGCTGCACCTGGGCTGCACGCTGAAGGAGGTGCGGCGCGAGGGCAGCGGTGAGGTGGTGGCGCGGCTCGACGACGGCTTCGAAGTGCGCGCGGACGAGCTGCTGCTCGCGCTGGGCCGCGAGCCCGCGACGCAGGACCTGGGCCTCGAGAGCGTGGGGCTCACCCCGGGCAAGCCGGTGGAGGTGGACGACTCGCTGCGCGCGAGGGGCGTCGCGGGCGGCTGGCTCTACGCCTGCGGCGACGTGAACGGGCGCACGCTGCTCACGCACATGGGCAAGTACCAGGCGCACGTGCTGGGCGAGGTGCTGCAGGGGCGGCCGGCGCGCGCGTGGGCGGACGCGCGGGCGGTGCCGCAGGTCCTCTTCACCCATCCGGAGGTGGCCAGCGTGGGGCTCACCGAGGCGGCCGCGCGCAAGGCGGGGCACCGGGTGCGCTGCGCCGAGGTGGCGCTGGAGTCGGCCGCCGGCACGGGGCTGCTGGGCGAGGGCGCGCACGGCCACGCGAAGTGGGTGGTGGACGAGGAGCGGCGCGTGCTGCTCGGCGTCACGCTGGTGGGGCCGGGCGTGGGAGAGCTCCTGCACGCGGCCACGGTGGCGGTGGCGGGCGAGCTCCCCCTGGAGACGCTCTGGCACGCGGTGCCCGCCTTCCCCACGGTGAGCGAGGTGTGGCTGCGGCTGCTCGAGGCCTCCGGGCTCTGA
- a CDS encoding DUF4157 domain-containing protein, whose amino-acid sequence MDAGRGLGTGLLGAGVGAGRSLGAALGHLGHAVVRLARGEGRAGLGHVGHALVRVAQTPVDAPLLLGGRLLAALQVLTGLEPPGRRLTERERTLLEGVFGSGVDLDRVRIKEGRVGVLGVSGRAFALGSTVYVPRGRGPLSPGLLVHELTHVWQYQHGGTRYLSAALWAQFLGDGYDWRKGLAEGRPWEALNPEQQAALLEHAFEAGALGGGPGAVRGWTAEQLAYVRRVQAGLPHGVGAAGATVAKRG is encoded by the coding sequence GTGGATGCGGGGCGCGGACTGGGCACGGGCCTGCTCGGCGCGGGCGTGGGCGCAGGGCGCAGCCTCGGCGCGGCGCTCGGGCACCTGGGACACGCGGTCGTCCGGCTCGCGCGGGGCGAGGGGCGCGCGGGGCTGGGGCACGTGGGGCACGCGCTGGTGCGGGTGGCGCAGACACCGGTGGATGCGCCGCTGCTGCTGGGCGGAAGGCTGCTCGCGGCGCTGCAGGTGCTCACGGGGCTGGAGCCTCCGGGGCGCCGGCTGACCGAGCGCGAGCGCACGCTGCTCGAGGGCGTGTTCGGCAGCGGAGTGGACCTGGACCGGGTGCGCATCAAGGAGGGGCGCGTGGGGGTGCTCGGGGTGAGCGGGCGCGCCTTCGCACTGGGCAGCACGGTGTACGTGCCGCGCGGGCGGGGGCCCTTGAGTCCAGGACTCCTCGTCCACGAGCTCACGCACGTGTGGCAGTACCAGCACGGCGGCACGCGCTACCTCAGCGCGGCGCTGTGGGCGCAGTTCCTCGGGGACGGCTACGACTGGCGCAAGGGGCTCGCGGAGGGGCGGCCCTGGGAGGCGCTCAACCCGGAGCAGCAGGCGGCGCTGCTCGAGCACGCGTTCGAGGCGGGGGCCCTGGGAGGCGGCCCGGGCGCGGTGCGGGGCTGGACGGCAGAGCAGCTCGCGTACGTGCGCCGGGTGCAGGCGGGGCTGCCGCACGGGGTGGGGGCCGCGGGCGCGACCGTTGCGAAACGGGGCTGA
- a CDS encoding DUF6184 family natural product biosynthesis lipoprotein: MKRALTTLFTLSLLAGCGGGNLDQQDAREQATEHTCDRAEKCGQVGAGKTFVDRDDCEVKAEAFWNSRWPKEACDDHVKQDDLDLCLGAIDVTICGDGLGEFLTVANQCKPELVCAGS; this comes from the coding sequence ATGAAGCGCGCGCTGACCACCCTCTTCACCCTCTCCCTCCTCGCCGGCTGCGGCGGCGGCAACCTCGACCAGCAGGATGCGCGCGAGCAGGCCACCGAGCACACCTGCGACCGCGCGGAGAAGTGCGGCCAGGTCGGCGCGGGCAAGACCTTCGTGGACCGCGACGACTGCGAGGTGAAGGCGGAGGCGTTCTGGAACTCGCGCTGGCCGAAGGAGGCCTGCGACGACCACGTGAAGCAGGACGACCTGGACCTGTGCCTCGGGGCGATCGACGTGACCATCTGCGGGGACGGCCTGGGCGAGTTCCTCACCGTGGCGAACCAGTGCAAGCCGGAGCTCGTCTGCGCCGGTAGCTAG
- a CDS encoding regulatory protein RecX has protein sequence MDEHDDRRPATPRERKKPRKLSERYLENSALHYLKRYSATVDGVRRVMMRRVNRSLKEHGGDRAQAVAWLEALLQKLVRNGLVNDTAYAETRAHALRASGRSARVISQKLRLKGVAPELAAQKLAQASEEVSEDAAARIWARKKRLGPFRRDLSTRKDARMKDLAALARAGFSFATAKRVVDGSAEDDPEE, from the coding sequence GTGGACGAGCACGACGACAGACGGCCCGCGACGCCGCGCGAGCGCAAGAAGCCGCGCAAGCTCTCCGAGCGCTACCTGGAGAACTCCGCGCTGCACTACCTCAAGCGCTACTCCGCCACGGTGGACGGGGTGCGCCGGGTGATGATGCGCCGGGTGAACCGCTCGCTGAAGGAGCACGGCGGAGACCGGGCGCAGGCGGTGGCCTGGCTCGAGGCGCTGCTGCAGAAGCTCGTGCGCAACGGGCTGGTGAACGACACCGCGTACGCGGAGACGCGCGCCCACGCGCTGCGCGCCTCGGGCCGCAGCGCGCGCGTCATCTCCCAGAAGCTGCGCCTCAAGGGCGTGGCCCCGGAGCTCGCGGCGCAGAAGCTCGCGCAGGCCAGCGAGGAGGTCTCCGAGGACGCGGCCGCGCGCATCTGGGCGCGCAAGAAGCGCCTCGGCCCCTTCCGGCGCGACCTCTCCACGCGCAAGGACGCGCGCATGAAGGACCTCGCGGCACTCGCGCGCGCGGGCTTCTCCTTCGCCACCGCGAAGCGGGTCGTCGACGGGAGCGCAGAGGACGACCCGGAGGAGTAG
- a CDS encoding cytochrome-c peroxidase, with product MSAAPAPSPRPLLLGLALLLGGGCAQEPAERAAAPAAAVTSAPVPDAPIDIPAKQLALFAPPPGGTPAPKDTAPQVALGRLLFFDPRLSKNHDVSCNTCHVLSAYGVDGKAVSNGHRGQHGTRNSPTVFHAAGHVAQFWDGRAPTLEAQASVPVLNPVEMAMPDEARVARTLASIPEYRALFREAFPKERHPVRLDTAARAIAAFERTLTTRSRFDRYLAGDKAALSGAELRGLSTFLTAGCTTCHNGPALGGTSFQRLGLVEPYPDAHDTGRFEVTKDAEDRMKFRVPTLRNVARTAPYFHDGSVRELPEAVRRMGRYQLGRNLSDAEVRDLVAFLESLTGELPQLLVTPPQLPPSTKATPRPDPSQGRALRAPR from the coding sequence ATGTCCGCCGCCCCTGCCCCCTCGCCCCGCCCCCTCCTGCTCGGCCTCGCGCTGCTGCTGGGCGGCGGCTGCGCGCAGGAGCCCGCCGAGCGCGCCGCGGCGCCCGCTGCGGCGGTGACGTCGGCGCCCGTGCCCGACGCGCCCATCGACATCCCCGCGAAGCAGCTCGCGCTCTTCGCCCCGCCGCCCGGCGGCACGCCCGCGCCGAAGGACACCGCGCCGCAGGTGGCGCTGGGGCGGCTGCTCTTCTTCGACCCGCGCCTCTCGAAGAACCACGACGTCTCCTGCAACACCTGCCACGTGCTGAGCGCCTACGGCGTGGACGGCAAGGCCGTGAGCAACGGGCACCGCGGCCAGCACGGCACCCGCAACTCGCCCACCGTGTTCCACGCCGCCGGCCACGTCGCGCAGTTCTGGGACGGCCGCGCGCCCACGCTCGAGGCGCAGGCCTCCGTGCCCGTGCTCAACCCGGTGGAGATGGCCATGCCGGACGAGGCCCGCGTCGCGCGCACGCTCGCCTCCATCCCCGAGTACCGCGCCCTCTTCCGCGAGGCCTTCCCCAAGGAGCGCCACCCGGTGCGCCTGGACACCGCCGCGCGCGCCATCGCCGCCTTCGAGCGCACGCTCACCACGCGCTCGCGCTTCGACCGCTACCTCGCCGGCGACAAGGCCGCACTCAGCGGCGCGGAGCTGCGCGGGCTGAGCACCTTCCTCACCGCCGGCTGCACCACCTGCCACAACGGGCCTGCGCTCGGAGGGACCTCGTTCCAGCGGCTCGGGCTCGTGGAGCCCTACCCGGACGCGCACGACACGGGCCGCTTCGAGGTGACGAAGGACGCGGAGGACCGGATGAAGTTCCGCGTCCCCACCCTGCGCAACGTCGCCCGCACGGCGCCCTACTTCCACGACGGCAGCGTCCGCGAGCTCCCCGAGGCCGTGCGCCGCATGGGCCGCTACCAGCTCGGCCGGAACCTGAGCGACGCCGAGGTGAGGGACCTCGTCGCGTTCCTCGAGAGCCTCACCGGCGAGCTGCCCCAGCTGCTCGTCACGCCGCCGCAGCTGCCTCCGAGCACGAAGGCCACGCCGCGGCCGGATCCGTCGCAGGGGCGTGCGCTCAGAGCGCCGCGATGA
- a CDS encoding (Fe-S)-binding protein codes for MSPIITGLMLAVGVSVFVMTMAGRIGVLLAMSKQDNRLDRPVWRAKRLLLFGLGQKRMVDPEEFTPGLMHVFIFGAFMVLALRTIMLFSMGFSATALEVLTDFTHPFWADKAGLAALYKAYLLVKDVVAALAVAGVLYFFYLRGKVKPDRMTRSSEAVLILGFIGLLMITEFMFGGSHMVAQSTGWAVAPWEPVTSVFALLMRPLGVTGSHWLGVAGFWIHLAIILTFLNFLPHGKHFHVITGLPNVFFQRSGPSGRLPTPNLEKEQFGTATVKDLTWKQGLDVYSCTECGRCQTHCPTYITGKPLTHKGVNQDIKSWMWGHEQWIEEGYGPSGRKEPLPEIVGSALQAETVWACTSCGWCEQACPVFIENIPRLIDMRRYQVQVKSEFPPELQRVFEGIERQGNPWGIAQESRDEWASDLALPTYGDGGGPYEYLFFVGCAGSYDDKQKKVSRSLVKILREAGISFATLSKQEMCNGETARRAGNEYLYQTMAKMNVEGWNALGVKAVITQCPHCFNTIKNEYPEFGGEYRVISHTELINELIKTKRIRLSQVMNQKLTYHDPCYLGRHNGVYDAPREVLAAIPGLEVVEMQRSKREGFCCGAGGGRMWMEEHIGTRINHNRVNEVALTLKHAEDPSTPFPSATAKDKPGKVGEYKEKGGTGTVAVACPFCSTMLKDAVNDTGREENIRVKDITELVADALVETRTGAASVTPSAVVSAKPE; via the coding sequence ATGAGTCCCATCATCACAGGCTTGATGCTCGCCGTCGGTGTGTCCGTGTTCGTCATGACGATGGCGGGCCGCATCGGCGTGCTGCTCGCGATGAGCAAGCAGGACAACCGGCTGGACCGCCCGGTGTGGCGCGCCAAACGGCTGCTGCTGTTCGGGCTGGGCCAGAAGCGCATGGTGGACCCGGAGGAGTTCACGCCGGGCCTGATGCACGTGTTCATCTTCGGCGCCTTCATGGTGCTGGCGCTGCGCACCATCATGCTCTTCAGCATGGGCTTCAGCGCCACGGCGCTCGAGGTGCTCACCGACTTCACCCACCCGTTCTGGGCGGACAAGGCCGGGCTCGCGGCGCTCTACAAGGCCTACCTGCTGGTGAAGGACGTGGTGGCGGCGCTCGCGGTGGCCGGCGTGCTCTACTTCTTCTACCTGCGCGGCAAGGTGAAGCCGGACCGCATGACCCGCTCGAGCGAGGCGGTGCTCATCCTGGGCTTCATCGGCCTGCTGATGATCACCGAGTTCATGTTCGGCGGCAGCCACATGGTGGCGCAGAGCACCGGGTGGGCGGTGGCCCCCTGGGAGCCGGTGACCAGCGTGTTCGCGCTGCTGATGCGCCCGCTGGGCGTCACCGGCAGCCACTGGCTGGGGGTGGCCGGCTTCTGGATCCACCTGGCCATCATCCTCACGTTCTTGAACTTCCTGCCGCACGGGAAGCACTTCCACGTCATCACCGGCCTGCCCAACGTCTTCTTCCAGCGCTCCGGCCCCAGCGGCCGCCTGCCCACGCCGAACCTGGAGAAGGAGCAGTTCGGCACGGCGACGGTGAAGGACCTGACCTGGAAGCAGGGCCTGGACGTGTACAGCTGCACCGAGTGCGGCCGCTGCCAGACGCACTGCCCCACGTACATCACCGGCAAGCCGCTCACGCACAAGGGCGTGAACCAGGACATCAAGAGCTGGATGTGGGGCCACGAGCAGTGGATCGAGGAGGGCTACGGCCCCTCCGGCCGCAAGGAGCCGCTGCCCGAGATCGTGGGCAGCGCGCTGCAGGCGGAGACCGTGTGGGCCTGCACCAGCTGCGGCTGGTGCGAGCAGGCCTGCCCCGTGTTCATCGAGAACATCCCGCGCCTCATCGACATGCGCCGCTACCAGGTGCAGGTGAAGAGCGAGTTCCCGCCCGAGCTGCAGCGCGTGTTCGAGGGCATCGAGCGCCAGGGCAACCCCTGGGGCATCGCGCAGGAGTCGCGCGACGAGTGGGCGAGCGACCTCGCGCTGCCCACCTACGGCGACGGCGGCGGCCCCTACGAGTACCTCTTCTTCGTGGGCTGCGCGGGCAGCTACGACGACAAGCAGAAGAAGGTCAGCCGCTCGCTGGTGAAGATCCTCCGCGAGGCGGGCATCTCCTTCGCCACGCTCTCCAAGCAGGAGATGTGCAACGGCGAGACGGCGCGCCGCGCGGGCAACGAGTACCTGTACCAGACGATGGCGAAGATGAACGTCGAGGGCTGGAACGCCCTGGGCGTGAAGGCGGTCATCACCCAGTGCCCGCACTGCTTCAACACCATCAAGAACGAGTACCCGGAGTTCGGCGGTGAGTACCGCGTCATCAGCCACACCGAGCTGATCAACGAGCTGATCAAGACCAAGCGCATCAGGCTGAGCCAGGTGATGAACCAGAAGCTCACCTACCACGACCCCTGCTACCTGGGCCGCCACAACGGCGTGTACGACGCGCCCCGCGAGGTGCTCGCCGCCATCCCGGGCCTCGAGGTGGTGGAGATGCAGCGCAGCAAGCGCGAGGGCTTCTGCTGCGGCGCCGGCGGCGGCCGCATGTGGATGGAGGAGCACATCGGCACGCGCATCAACCACAACCGCGTGAACGAGGTGGCCCTCACCCTGAAGCACGCCGAGGACCCCTCCACGCCGTTCCCCAGCGCGACCGCGAAGGACAAGCCGGGCAAGGTGGGCGAGTACAAGGAGAAGGGTGGCACCGGCACCGTCGCCGTGGCCTGCCCCTTCTGCTCGACCATGCTCAAGGACGCGGTCAACGACACCGGCCGCGAGGAGAACATCCGCGTGAAGGACATCACCGAGCTGGTGGCCGACGCGCTGGTGGAGACGCGCACGGGCGCGGCCAGCGTCACGCCCAGCGCGGTGGTGAGCGCGAAGCCCGAGTAG
- a CDS encoding GNAT family N-acetyltransferase: MGIRDAEDADTGRTGQGPGAAPPSRSSVDARTPPATPRNALASVHPAHRLFDLPQPLQVEEVCTREALLALRPEWNRLLARTGASVLSRHELLWAWLENFAPTISLRVLTARAPGGALSAVLPLLQRHARWAGLPVRELSSPGSAHLGRFDLLAEDAPAAASHFLRHLQEDPNWDLLRLEDVPHGGGAWSLQHAAEDAGLPCGSEPTRTSPALRLPCSVDALHARWSRSLRRRRKRLEDQGPVELEQVTGGARLVERLAEGLALDTCGARGRRGAAVAQDVRALGFYTDVALAAAEGGFLSLHLLRCRGYPVAFDFALRDGRRLVRLGSACDEAYRAFGPEHLLSAALLEHLVEQGFEECELLGPDAPDAQPWADRLCSHSRLLVFRASRRGRALHAARLRWLPGVQRALGWWRAGED; encoded by the coding sequence ATGGGCATCCGGGATGCCGAAGACGCGGACACGGGGCGCACGGGGCAGGGCCCCGGCGCGGCGCCGCCCTCGAGGAGCTCAGTCGACGCGCGCACGCCGCCGGCCACGCCGCGCAACGCGCTCGCGAGCGTGCACCCCGCGCACCGCCTCTTCGACCTGCCGCAGCCGCTGCAGGTGGAGGAGGTGTGCACCCGCGAGGCGCTGCTCGCGCTGCGCCCCGAGTGGAACCGGCTCCTCGCGCGCACGGGCGCCTCCGTGCTCTCGCGCCACGAGCTGCTCTGGGCGTGGCTCGAGAACTTCGCCCCCACCATCTCATTGCGCGTGCTCACCGCGCGCGCACCGGGCGGAGCGCTCAGCGCCGTGCTGCCCCTGCTGCAGCGTCACGCCCGGTGGGCGGGGCTGCCCGTGCGCGAGCTGAGCAGCCCGGGCAGCGCCCACCTCGGCCGCTTCGACCTGCTGGCCGAGGACGCACCGGCCGCCGCGAGCCACTTCCTGCGCCACCTGCAGGAGGACCCCAACTGGGACCTGCTGCGGCTCGAGGACGTGCCGCACGGGGGAGGGGCCTGGAGCCTGCAGCACGCGGCCGAGGACGCAGGGCTGCCCTGTGGCAGCGAGCCCACGCGCACGTCGCCCGCGCTGCGGCTGCCCTGCAGCGTGGACGCACTGCACGCGCGCTGGAGCCGGAGCCTGCGCCGGCGCAGGAAGCGACTCGAGGACCAGGGGCCGGTGGAGCTGGAGCAGGTGACGGGCGGGGCGCGGCTCGTCGAGCGGCTGGCCGAGGGGCTCGCGCTGGACACGTGCGGCGCGCGCGGGCGGCGGGGAGCTGCCGTGGCCCAGGACGTGCGCGCGCTCGGCTTCTACACGGACGTGGCGCTCGCGGCGGCGGAGGGCGGCTTCCTCTCGCTGCACCTGCTGCGCTGCCGCGGCTACCCCGTCGCCTTCGACTTCGCGCTGCGCGACGGCCGGCGCCTCGTGCGCCTCGGGAGCGCCTGCGACGAGGCCTACCGCGCCTTCGGCCCCGAGCACCTGCTCAGCGCGGCGCTGCTCGAGCACCTCGTGGAGCAGGGCTTCGAGGAGTGCGAGCTGCTGGGGCCCGACGCTCCGGACGCGCAGCCCTGGGCGGACCGGCTGTGCTCCCACAGCCGGCTGCTGGTGTTTCGCGCGAGCCGCCGCGGGCGCGCCCTGCACGCCGCGCGGCTGCGCTGGCTCCCGGGGGTGCAGCGCGCCCTGGGTTGGTGGCGCGCGGGGGAGGACTAG
- a CDS encoding ankyrin repeat domain-containing protein, protein MPDAPPSPLFDAVAAGDVKAALALLDGGEDPNPFDAAGLTPLMHAAMEGSEPLVLALLDGGADPDLADPLGETAFLKAAAHGQRGVCAQLGRFAGREQRELAEALLRTGPERLAAGPPEEEGEAPGALQRGLAALGAGVADALGDSAPQERLDRARRAREGKKGS, encoded by the coding sequence ATGCCGGACGCGCCCCCCAGCCCCCTCTTCGACGCCGTCGCCGCCGGCGACGTGAAGGCGGCGCTCGCGCTGCTGGACGGGGGCGAGGACCCCAACCCCTTCGACGCCGCGGGCCTCACCCCGCTGATGCACGCGGCGATGGAGGGCAGCGAGCCGCTGGTGCTCGCACTGCTGGACGGGGGCGCGGACCCGGACCTCGCCGACCCGCTCGGCGAGACCGCCTTCCTCAAGGCCGCGGCGCACGGCCAGCGCGGCGTCTGCGCGCAGCTGGGCCGCTTCGCGGGCCGGGAGCAGCGCGAGCTCGCGGAGGCGCTGCTGCGCACGGGACCCGAGCGCCTCGCGGCCGGGCCTCCGGAGGAGGAGGGCGAGGCGCCCGGCGCGCTGCAGCGCGGGCTCGCGGCCCTCGGCGCGGGCGTAGCGGATGCGCTCGGCGACTCCGCGCCTCAGGAGAGACTCGACCGCGCGCGCCGCGCCCGCGAAGGAAAGAAGGGGTCCTGA